ACCATTTGAGTGGTCCACCGCTGCAGTGGCTTTAGAGGAAGAGGGAACATAGCCCAAATTTTGGGCATTGGAGGTCCCCTTGCTTGCTATCTGCATCAGATCCTTGGCCTTCTCAGCTGGAAAATTGTCGAACACCAGCACCTTCCCGCCATAAAAGATGGTCAACTGGGCCTTCTCTCGTTCCCTGCAGAACATCCATGAGGATGATCAGAATTTACTTCAAATATACATCAACATTAAGTAAAGAAGAAATAGATCTCATATTAtgtgttaatttttttttcctcactaTCAAAATTGCATGCAAAGAAGAGTACTTTCAGACAGTCAGCTATTGAAAATTGACGTCTGACAAAGGCTGTTTGAGGGTACTATGCCATCCAATGGATCATTCATCATTCAACTGAGAATTTGACCGAAGTTATTGCCACATGCCAAGAGTCTTGATGTATTTAATCATAACAAGTGCATACCCAACAACCCAAGTAGCAACAACAacctaaaaataaataaataaataaaccaaGTTGCTGGCCAAGCATGTGCTTCCTGGATAGCTTTTTTCTAATATACATATATCTGGTTTTTTGAGAGGAAAGTTTGGAATAACCACCTAAAAATTACTTGTTTTGAAGGCCATCTCCACACCATTTCCCCACTTCCTAGTAAGCTATCATAAGCTCCGAGATAAAACTTAAGGTGTCTATGGTGTACCTATAACCCTAAGAAGGAATTTGATGTGAAAAGATATAAGATATTGGGCATTTCCGCAATATCGAATAGATTTGTGGGTAAAGAGCTGCGTGGGTTCAGAGTTCTAACCCGACATCCGATGTCTTGCCGGTCTCGTCTCCGAACCCGGCGCGCTGGGGAAACAGGTCCATGGCGTTTCCTCGAGAACCGTCGTCGTCGCCGGCCCTTTCCCTCTCCTCGCCACCCGAAACGTCGGCGCCCGGTAAGAAGCTCATCGTGGTCCGCGGCCGAAACGTCTCAGTGTTGCCTGCAAAGAAataacccccaaaaaaaaaaaaaaatcataatcaacaaagagagagaggaaTAGGACCACCTCTGGACCGTTGAAAAATCGGCCACACACATGGGAGACTGGGACATGGCAGCTTCGTCGAAACCTAGGGTCCAGATCAACCGGTTGAATTAAGGAGCTTATCGTACGGTAAAAGTTATTTTGCTAAGAGTACGGTGAGAGTTTTTTAAAGTGTGCGCTGGGAGGGCAGACGAGGACTAAAAATCAAATCATCGCTTCTAacgaaattagattttttttcagaaaaaaaatcgGCGGTCATGAGATCCATAATCTCGACTCCATTAAGCCTTAATCCCACCGTATCAAAAAATTAAGCCTTAATCCCAAACTAGTTGGGTTGGCTACATGGATTTCTTCCTCCATTTCACTTGATTTAGAGCTGTACAAGCTAAGAAAGTTTGAGATGTCAAGAGGAAAGATCCGTAATCTTGAAGAGAACAAAGAAAAATAAGACCAAAAAATTTCTTCAAATTCGAGAAAAGatgttaaaaaaaagaaaaacgagaTGGGAGGATGAAGAGATAAGGGGAGAAAACCCCATATTAACACAACTAGCAGAATCCATGATCTCCTTAAAGGCTACCAAGGTTTTCTTCAGAATCCAACGAGCAtacccaaaaacaaaaaaaaaaaaaaaaaaaaaaaggaaaaacccaGATATCAGAGTCACCAAAATCCCTCCTAATTccgtaattttttttcaaaaaaaaaaaaaaatctaaccttTGGCGGTTTCTTGAGGGCGAGGAGCCATCCCAAGACCGAGATCGGCGATGCTCCCCTTCTCCTTGATGTACTGGCTCAGAAGACTGCAAGTAACCGCAAAATTAGACTTCTCCCCCGATCTCCCCGCAAGTTTCCGCCCCATCTCCGCCATCTCCCTCGCCGCCGATCCCAATATCGAACCAAtaaatcctctctctttctccaaaTCCGATTCCTTCCTtcccacccctctctctctctccggtcACCTcgccttttctctttctttatacTTGTGAGTGCCCTCCCCTATTTGCCGGTTGTGGCTGAGAATTTTAAACACGTGACTGGCTACAGGATTAAAGAAGCCGGACATGAATCAAAcaaagaataaaataatatatctcATTAAAAACAAAGCAAttttattatcttaatatttaattTCGAGATAATAAACATTGTTTATTTACTTCTTTCGTCTCCGTGACAGACGCCGTTGACGGGGAATCACGTGGAATAAAAGGATTGGGGATACGCCTATGTTGAATGGGGAAACTTGGGATACGGCCGAGGATTTTGGGGAATCCGTTTCCCGGGGATATCGAATTATGTCATGTGCTGGCAGTGGGTCGTCGATCGGACGGTTCGAAATGAATGCCTGCTGTTTGTCGGAATCTCCGAGATCAGAATTGTTGCGTTGATCTAAAGCAGGCTACGCTTGTCCGTGGATTCGCATAGAAATAAATATGCGGGAGATGGTTCTACCGTCCGCCTTGTTCGTTTGATTTCATCTGGTCCGTTGTTACGTGGCGTCATGCAGAAACATTGTGTGACACCATGCGCGTGTTCTTACGATAGTGTTGCCCGCATAGAACTCCACCGGTAGGAACTGGGTAGCGGATGGAGTTCCCGTTCTGCTATGGATTAGATTAAAGGTGAACTCCTGAAATATGATACGTGGCGCTCGCTCCGTGCGTTCGCTTTGGTTGAGGCATACACGGGTGAGGGGTATAGCATAGCATTATATTGGACACGTTTGGATGCAGAACAAGGTGGCGTTTAAgctgttggaggatattttggctATGCAATCCAAGCAAACCTCTCCTGAATACCAGGGACACCAATAAGTGAAATTTATCCCCCattaagatctaaattaaaagAAAATTGCCACAGGGTTCCAATTATGTGCATACAAAAAAAGCACAGATTCACttataatttagtaaaatttcatTACAAACCAATCTTCCATGTGTACATGTTTGGCAACAAATTCCATAAGTTAAAATGATCCTTTCTTGCCGTATGGTCAGTGGATTCTTCTTATGCATGCAACATGTGTTCTGTAGCATTTCTTAGTATGAAAAAttctttaatatttatttttagaacctTTCCTCTTTTTTGTTATTTACTTCTTGATCCAATAAAAGAAATAAGCAAAACCAAAGCATCATAATTAAGTAATTACCTAACTAATAAATATACAAGTTTAGTAggatagaatatatatatatggcttTAGCAAAATTACCAAAAATCACAGCTATCATTATTTCTTATCATGTGCATTGTGTATGCTCGATGTTGATCTATTAAAGCCAAAATAAGTTTGATAAAAGATTTGTGTGGACTAAGTAATTTATCTCCATCTTGGTTAAGGTAATTGTCACATGTCAACTTAAATTGGATGATTTGAAATCATGATTATAGCTCCAACCTACCAAACATGTTCCAAGCTTGACTTGTATTTTTGGATCAAGGACTGATTCAGGATTTTGAAATGAAAGAGAcaagcttaaaaaaaaaatatggcaaTGTTTACCAAGGAAACCGGTAGGAAGCTACCTAAGACTGCCTTATCAATTGTCATAATCTAGTTTCATGGCAATTTCAACCTatatttaatttttcaataatttttaaaagactgTTGACTGGTTCCTAGTTTTACATGTATGTAGCTCCGGTGTCCATTTTCTATCATGGCTCTATGGCGACTAGAATTAAAGGGGACCAAGCATAGAAATCTCACTTTAAGGGAAGGGGACAAAGATAGATGTAACTATAACAGATATAATAAGAGAACTCCAAATTAgtccaatgattttttttttttaagacaaaAGACCTTTTAAATATCTTATTAACAattaaaaatgaaataaaataaaactatacaaCTGCACAATTTCtacaaaatttaataaaaatttacaaaAACTATATAAGCTATTGACGCATTAGTTTCACCTATTATAGTGCAGTGCTATTCTTCCGATACTTAAATGTCAGCGACTAATTAATGGTTTCTCTCTGGTTATATGGATATTTGTGTATCCACCATTTAACTTGTTatcccattatttttttttaactttgacactctatatgagatttttttttttcctaccaaaaaaataaaaaaaatctagctgGGCTTTGTTCTTCCTATATGGTAAAGCATAGAGGAGTCTCACCATGACACTTCTATAAGGTACAATCCATGATCCACTATTAGGTGTCAAAGTACTCCTCCATATGATACCAAACACATGGAGGCAACACTTTAAAGCACCATGGTTGAATTAACATACCTAATTATCAGCATATACAACATCGATAGAACCGAGGGAGCAAACATTATCAATTCTACAAACTTAGTTTGCTTCCACAGACACAACATGT
This genomic window from Elaeis guineensis isolate ETL-2024a chromosome 13, EG11, whole genome shotgun sequence contains:
- the LOC105056702 gene encoding protein TIFY 10a; this encodes MAEMGRKLAGRSGEKSNFAVTCSLLSQYIKEKGSIADLGLGMAPRPQETAKGNTETFRPRTTMSFLPGADVSGGEERERAGDDDGSRGNAMDLFPQRAGFGDETGKTSDVGEREKAQLTIFYGGKVLVFDNFPAEKAKDLMQIASKGTSNAQNLGYVPSSSKATAAVDHSNGLSNETPVSVSTPANPSVTAQGQVQKPAQPNASNLPIARRASLHRFLEKRKDRINTKAPYQVNGSSEMVAPVKQEESQPWLGLGPQVSKPSLSFNSESSR